A window from Citrus sinensis cultivar Valencia sweet orange chromosome 5, DVS_A1.0, whole genome shotgun sequence encodes these proteins:
- the LOC102631146 gene encoding splicing factor U2af small subunit B-like — protein sequence MAHTQTNVRTKERKKKKKRFLREGKREEVCVWIDKLSEIPFPSQDKDSAVKFAGRGLAMAEHLASIFGTEKDRVNCPFYFKIGACRHGDRCSRLHNRPTISPTLLLSNMYQRPDMITPGVDAQGQPIDPRKIQEHFEDFYEDIFEELSKFGEIECLNVCDNLADHMIGNVYVQFREEEQAAAALHALQGRFYSGRPIIVEFSPVTDFREATCRQFEENNCNRGGYCNFMHVKLIGRDLRNKLFGRYRRRSRSRSFSPIPHLRSRHRRDGDRDYRRSYRDRDYERSRRTHSRSSTSSRSRTPVREGSEERRAKIEQWNREREENQ from the coding sequence ATGGCACACACGCAAACAAACGTACGCacgaaagaaagaaaaaagaaaaagaaaaggtttttgaGGGAAGGGAAGCGAGAAGAAGTTTGTGTCTGGATAGACAAGCTTTCGGAAATTCCATTTCCTTCACAAGACAAGGATTCTGCGGTGAAGTTTGCGGGACGCGGACTAGCCATGGCGGAGCACTTGGCATCAATCTTCGGAACGGAAAAGGACCGCGTGAACTGTCCTTTCTATTTCAAGATCGGCGCGTGCCGACACGGCGACCGCTGCTCCCGCCTCCACAACCGCCCCACAATTTCCCCAACCCTCCTCCTTTCCAACATGTATCAGCGCCCCGACATGATCACTCCCGGCGTCGACGCCCAGGGCCAGCCCATCGACCCTCGCAAGATTCAGGAACACTTCGAGGACTTTTACGAGGACATTTTCGAAGAGCTCAGCAAGTTCGGCGAAATCGAATGCTTAAACGTCTGCGATAATCTCGCCGACCACATGATTGGCAATGTCTATGTCCAGTTCAGAGAGGAAGAGCAAGCTGCAGCAGCATTGCATGCTCTGCAAGGACGATTCTACTCCGGCCGTCCCATCATTGTTGAATTTTCACCCGTTACTGATTTCCGTGAGGCCACTTGTCGGCAGTTTGAGGAGAATAACTGTAACCGTGGCGGTTATTGTAACTTTATGCACGTCAAATTGATTGGCAGGGATCTGAGAAACAAACTTTTTGGAAGGTACCGTCGTAGAAGCCGAAGCAGGAGTTTCAGTCCCATTCCTCATCTTCGTTCTCGACACAGGAGAGATGGAGACAGAGATTATAGGAGAAGCTACAGAGATCGAGATTACGAGAGGAGCAGGAGGACACACTCGAGGAGCAGCACTAGCTCTAGGAGTAGGACCCCTGTTAGAGAAGGGAGCGAGGAGCGCAGAGCCAAGATTGAGCAGTGGAATCGAGAAAGGGAGGAGAATCAGTGA